In Gossypium arboreum isolate Shixiya-1 chromosome 5, ASM2569848v2, whole genome shotgun sequence, a single genomic region encodes these proteins:
- the LOC108453071 gene encoding tubulin beta-6 chain-like translates to MREILHFQGGQYGNQIGSKFWEVICHEHGVDPMGRYQGDGSSDLQLERINVYYNVAYGGRYVPRAVLMDLEPGTMDSIRSSPYGQIFRPDNFIFGQSGAGNNWAKGHYTEGAELIDAVLDVVRKVAENCDCLQGFQVCHSLGGGTGSGMGTLLISKIREEYPDRMMMTFSVFPSPKVSDTVVEPYNATLSVHQLVENADECMVLDNEALYDICFRTLKLTTPSFGDLNHLISATMSGLTCCLWFPGQLNSDLRKLAVNLIPFPRLHFFMVGFGPLTSRGSQQYFSLTVPELTQQMWDAKNMMCAADPRHGRYLTASAMFRGKMSTKEVDEQMTNVQNKNSSYFVEWIPNNVKSSVCDIPTNGLKMSSTFVGNSTSIQEMFRRVSEQFTAMFRRKAFLHWYTGEGMDEMEFTEAESNMNDLVAEYQQYQDATVEDEGEYEEEGLEENYES, encoded by the exons ATGAGAGAAATCCTTCATTTTCAAGGAGGCCAATATGGGAACCAAATCGGCTCTAAGTTTTGGGAAGTTATCTGCCATGAGCATGGCGTCGATCCTATGGGAAGGTACCAAGGAGATGGATCGTCTGATCTTCAACTGGAACGTATCAATGTGTATTACAATGTGGCTTACGGTGGAAGGTACGTCCCTCGTGCGGTTCTCATGGATCTAGAACCCGGTACCATGGATAGTATTAGATCCAGTCCTTATGGCCAGATCTTTAGACCTGATAATTTCATCTTTGGACAATCCGGTGCCGGCAACAACTGGGCCAAAGGTCATTACACTGAAGGAGCCGAGTTGATTGACGCTGTTCTTGATGTTGTTCGTAAAGTGGCAGAGAATTGTGATTGCTTGCAAG GCTTCCAGGTATGCCATTCACTTGGGGGAGGCACAGGTTCCGGGATGGGAACTCTCCTGATATCAAAAATCAGAGAAGAATATCCAGATAGGATGATGATGACATTCTCTGTTTTCCCTTCACCTAAAGTCTCTGACACAGTTGTGGAGCCTTATAATGCCACCCTCTCTGTGCACCAGTTGGTAGAGAATGCTGATGAATGCATGGTCCTTGACAATGAGGCACTTTATGATATTTGCTTCAGGACCCTAAAGCTCACCACTCCAAGCT TTGGAGATCTGAACCACTTAATTTCTGCAACAATGAGCGGTCTAACATGCTGCCTATGGTTCCCTGGACAGTTGAACTCTGATCTCCGAAAGTTGGCTGTGAACTTAATCCCATTCCCACGTCTGCACTTCTTTATGGTTGGGTTCGGACCACTTACATCCCGCGGTTCCCAGCAGTACTTTTCTCTCACTGTCCCGGAGCTGACTCAACAGATGTGGGATGCAAAGAACATGATGTGTGCGGCTGACCCTCGCCATGGTCGCTACCTGACAGCTTCAGCTATGTTCCGGGGCAAGATGAGCACCAAAGAAGTTGACGAACAAATGACCAATGTCCAGAACAAGAATTCATCGTACTTTGTAGAGTGGATTCCCAACAACGTTAAGTCCAGTGTTTGTGACATTCCAACAAATGGTCTGAAGATGTCATCCACATTTGTCGGAAACTCGACATCGATCCAGGAAATGTTCAGAAGGGTAAGCGAGCAATTCACGGCAATGTTCCGTCGCAAGGCCTTTTTGCATTGGTATACTGGTGAGGGAATGGATGAGATGGAATTTACAGAAGCAGAGAGTAACATGAATGACTTGGTGGCAGAGTATCAGCAATACCAAGATGCAACTGTGGAGGATGAGGGTGAATACGAGGAGGAGGGTCTTGAGGAGAACTACGAGTCATAA